A window from Neobacillus sp. PS3-40 encodes these proteins:
- a CDS encoding thymidylate synthase, producing the protein MKQYLDLCEHVLSNGHIKGDRTGTGTISTFGYQMRFNLAEGFPMMTTKKLHLKSIIYELLWFLNGDTNVRYLQENGVRIWNEWADESGELGPVYGHQWRSWTGADGNTVDQISELIEQIKTNPNSRRLIVNAWNVAEIDKMALPPCHCMFQFYVAEGRLSCQLYQRSADVFLGVPFNIASYALLTLMVAQVCDLEPGEFVHTFGDVHIYQNHLEQMKIQMAREPRPLPTITLNPNVKDIFSFEFDDFDLDGYDPHPHIKGEVSV; encoded by the coding sequence ATGAAGCAATATCTGGATCTTTGTGAACATGTTTTATCAAATGGCCATATAAAAGGAGACCGGACAGGTACTGGAACCATCAGTACGTTTGGGTATCAAATGAGATTTAATCTAGCGGAAGGTTTTCCAATGATGACAACCAAAAAGCTCCATTTGAAATCAATTATTTATGAACTGCTCTGGTTCTTAAATGGAGATACAAATGTGCGCTATTTACAGGAAAACGGCGTGCGTATTTGGAATGAGTGGGCAGATGAATCAGGGGAGTTGGGACCGGTATATGGCCATCAATGGCGTTCTTGGACAGGTGCTGATGGGAATACGGTTGATCAAATAAGTGAGCTAATTGAGCAAATTAAAACCAATCCAAACTCTAGAAGACTAATTGTAAATGCTTGGAATGTAGCCGAAATTGATAAAATGGCCTTGCCTCCATGTCACTGTATGTTCCAATTTTATGTTGCGGAGGGTCGCCTTTCCTGTCAGTTGTACCAACGCTCTGCTGATGTGTTTCTTGGTGTTCCGTTCAACATTGCTTCCTACGCATTACTTACGTTAATGGTGGCCCAAGTATGTGACTTAGAGCCTGGTGAATTTGTTCATACATTTGGTGATGTCCATATTTATCAGAACCATCTTGAGCAGATGAAAATTCAAATGGCGAGAGAACCACGGCCTTTACCGACCATAACGCTTAATCCAAATGTGAAAGATATTTTTTCTTTTGAATTTGACGATTTTGATTTGGATGGTTATGATCCTCATCCACATATAAAAGGGGAGGTAAGTGTATGA
- a CDS encoding TerD family protein translates to MSINLSKGQRIDLTKTNPGLTKVIVGLGWDTNHYHGGSDFDLDASAFLTDANGKVTQDSDFIFYNNLVHSSGGVEHTGDNRTGEGDGDDEQIKIDFSKVPSHVSRVAITVTIHDAESRNQNFGQVSNAFVRLVDEETNQEVLRFDLGEDFSVETAVVICELYRHNGDWKFSAVGSGFAGGLAALCRNFGLEV, encoded by the coding sequence ATGAGTATTAATTTATCAAAAGGACAAAGAATTGATTTAACAAAAACCAATCCAGGATTAACAAAAGTAATCGTCGGTCTTGGTTGGGATACAAACCACTATCATGGTGGATCTGACTTTGATCTTGATGCATCTGCCTTTTTAACAGATGCTAACGGCAAAGTGACGCAAGACAGCGATTTTATTTTCTACAATAATTTAGTCCACTCATCAGGTGGTGTCGAGCATACAGGAGATAATCGTACTGGCGAAGGTGATGGGGATGATGAGCAAATAAAAATTGATTTTAGCAAAGTCCCATCACATGTATCAAGAGTTGCCATTACCGTAACCATACATGATGCTGAATCAAGGAATCAAAACTTTGGTCAAGTTTCAAACGCTTTTGTAAGACTTGTTGATGAGGAAACCAACCAAGAGGTTTTACGCTTTGACCTTGGGGAAGATTTTTCGGTTGAAACAGCTGTCGTTATTTGCGAGCTCTATCGCCATAATGGAGATTGGAAATTTAGTGCTGTAGGTAGTGGCTTTGCAGGTGGTTTAGCCGCTCTTTGTCGCAATTTTGGATTAGAAGTATAA
- a CDS encoding TerD family protein — MAINLQKGQRVDLTKSNPGLSKIMVGLGWDPVQSGKGGLFGSLFGGGSSSQNVDCDASVIMLGENDKLQNNNDVVYFGNLKSKCGSIQHSGDNLTGAGDGDDEQVVVDLNKVPATIQKLVFVVNIYDSVKRKQHFGMIQNAFIRIVNPTNQQELLLYNLTDDYSGKTCLVAGEIYRNGSEWKFAAVGNGTNAASLGEVVRSFS, encoded by the coding sequence TTGGCTATTAATTTGCAAAAAGGTCAAAGAGTGGACTTAACGAAAAGTAATCCTGGGCTTTCTAAAATCATGGTAGGTTTAGGTTGGGATCCGGTTCAAAGTGGTAAAGGTGGTTTATTTGGTTCCCTATTTGGTGGTGGCAGTAGCTCTCAAAACGTCGACTGTGATGCTTCCGTAATTATGCTTGGGGAAAATGATAAACTTCAAAACAACAATGATGTTGTCTATTTTGGGAATTTAAAAAGTAAATGTGGCAGTATTCAGCACTCTGGAGACAACTTAACAGGGGCAGGCGATGGAGATGATGAGCAAGTGGTCGTCGACCTAAACAAGGTCCCAGCAACTATTCAAAAACTTGTATTTGTTGTTAATATTTATGATAGTGTAAAAAGAAAACAGCATTTTGGCATGATTCAAAATGCATTTATTAGAATTGTAAATCCAACAAACCAACAGGAATTACTTCTCTATAATTTAACAGATGATTACAGTGGCAAAACATGTCTTGTTGCAGGTGAAATTTACCGTAATGGAAGTGAATGGAAGTTTGCTGCTGTTGGAAACGGAACAAATGCTGCAAGCCTCGGTGAGGTCGTTCGTTCCTTTAGCTAA
- a CDS encoding toxic anion resistance protein — MNLSQNPSATLIPTNPDDKLTETRVSDIKLALSKEPEVQNLARSIDERDQIQILEFGKEPAVQISQFSDQILSNMRTTKVEDSGELLKQLGRIMDKFDAKDFQKTSGGVFGKLFKKGEKMIEKLFGKYQTMGHEIDKVYVEISKFQHEMVESTTMLEQMYEQNYQYYLTLEKYVVAGQMKAEDLKSNQLQQLEARAASGDQLASMQLDTLKNAIELLEQRVYDLEMAKMVSLQTAPQIRLLQRGNTKLIGKINSAFVTTIPIFKNGLIQAVAAKRQKLVAESMSELDRRTNEMLLKNAQNISKQSTDIAKLAGGPSIKIETIEESWNIIIKGMQETKAIEEENKRMRVEGTKRLEQLQENFKRLKQ; from the coding sequence ATGAATCTATCACAGAATCCATCTGCGACTCTAATACCCACCAATCCTGATGATAAATTAACGGAAACAAGGGTATCTGACATCAAATTGGCCCTTAGCAAAGAGCCTGAAGTTCAAAATTTAGCTCGTTCTATTGATGAACGAGATCAAATTCAAATCTTGGAATTTGGGAAAGAGCCTGCTGTTCAAATTTCTCAGTTTTCTGATCAAATCTTAAGTAATATGCGAACAACTAAAGTAGAAGATTCTGGTGAACTGCTGAAACAACTTGGCCGTATTATGGACAAGTTTGATGCAAAGGACTTCCAAAAAACATCTGGTGGTGTATTTGGAAAACTATTTAAAAAAGGCGAAAAGATGATCGAAAAACTTTTCGGGAAATACCAAACAATGGGACATGAAATTGACAAAGTATATGTAGAAATTTCAAAGTTCCAACATGAAATGGTTGAGTCTACCACGATGCTTGAACAAATGTATGAGCAAAACTATCAATATTACTTAACCCTTGAAAAATACGTTGTAGCGGGACAAATGAAAGCAGAAGATCTAAAAAGTAATCAGCTACAACAGCTTGAAGCACGGGCAGCTTCAGGTGATCAACTTGCTTCGATGCAATTAGATACACTAAAGAACGCTATCGAACTTTTGGAACAAAGGGTTTATGATTTAGAAATGGCCAAAATGGTCTCCCTGCAGACAGCACCGCAAATTCGCTTGCTGCAAAGAGGAAATACAAAACTGATTGGAAAAATAAATTCAGCTTTTGTCACAACGATCCCAATCTTCAAAAATGGACTAATTCAGGCTGTAGCCGCTAAAAGGCAAAAGCTTGTTGCAGAATCCATGAGTGAGCTTGATCGCAGAACGAATGAAATGCTTCTAAAAAATGCCCAAAATATATCCAAACAAAGTACTGATATTGCAAAACTCGCAGGTGGTCCGAGCATAAAAATTGAGACTATTGAAGAATCTTGGAATATCATCATAAAAGGCATGCAAGAAACAAAAGCGATTGAAGAAGAAAATAAGCGCATGCGGGTTGAGGGAACAAAACGGCTAGAGCAGCTTCAAGAAAATTTTAAAAGATTAAAACAATAG
- a CDS encoding YceG family protein, whose translation MNPSYNQLQIHTLSLSYENWLGLMKKPISERPEFSLENGIFTIGQVLGKFFGVPLDVDEYYNQLFDYVNSPDLHLHLLSEDSLDKSINNHHFQSIQKVLNINNEQKLSINRFTAFLDGEQLLLKPVNTLLYRKIREAMISTLELFSIKEPSGLKSPELRRVLVDIVKWNINHLEPVVKDADPEKELAKFLWFGDFKKSHQYFIYYLAKLGCDIVIFHPEGKDILEDMMAEQIFVHHFQNKRPVEPFPTEKRSRKTTVAYRASKEIETILNQEGSGLYKPWQLRDYTPSSITLKTTYDELFILSKAIAMIRPDFAVGNGQVKIPSLFAKIQGVSRNKKEYWDRLQALCQLENSLLIRQFPFTMTTSNDFRFHYRNAHGSDGLLSYDKMLKAHYWTYANLPNGLQLGIAHAIKRICEKPNFKLLPTESMEELRIFLFSQSMQMPKDIIQLLEKFDYSQEIPKLILYNNELHGMLSRSDAALLLLLNQFGVDIMVYNPSGHNDVENYLVDGLFDTHWLEEVIFEQEFKESSKLKKGFFQGILKNFKGD comes from the coding sequence ATGAATCCATCATATAACCAGTTGCAAATCCACACTTTATCCCTGTCATATGAAAATTGGCTTGGATTAATGAAAAAGCCAATTTCAGAACGACCTGAATTTTCATTGGAAAATGGGATTTTCACTATTGGACAAGTACTTGGAAAGTTCTTTGGCGTCCCCTTGGATGTGGATGAATATTATAATCAGCTTTTTGATTATGTGAATTCACCTGATTTACACTTACATCTGTTAAGTGAAGATTCCCTAGATAAATCCATTAATAATCATCATTTTCAATCGATTCAAAAGGTTCTCAATATCAACAATGAACAGAAATTGTCAATTAATCGTTTTACTGCTTTTCTTGATGGGGAACAGCTTTTGTTAAAGCCGGTGAACACTTTACTCTATCGGAAAATAAGGGAAGCGATGATTTCAACGCTTGAACTGTTTTCAATAAAGGAACCAAGTGGATTGAAAAGTCCGGAATTGAGACGGGTGCTCGTTGACATCGTAAAGTGGAACATAAATCATTTAGAACCAGTAGTGAAGGATGCTGATCCGGAAAAAGAACTAGCTAAATTTCTTTGGTTCGGGGATTTCAAAAAAAGTCATCAATATTTTATCTATTATTTAGCAAAACTTGGCTGTGATATTGTTATCTTTCATCCAGAAGGAAAGGATATTTTAGAGGATATGATGGCAGAGCAGATCTTTGTCCATCATTTTCAAAATAAACGGCCAGTTGAACCATTTCCCACCGAAAAAAGAAGTCGAAAAACAACAGTGGCATATCGAGCATCAAAGGAAATAGAGACTATTCTAAATCAGGAGGGGTCAGGTCTGTATAAGCCCTGGCAATTAAGAGATTACACTCCTTCATCTATAACATTAAAGACGACTTATGATGAACTTTTCATCCTAAGTAAAGCAATAGCCATGATTAGGCCTGATTTTGCAGTAGGAAATGGTCAAGTGAAAATCCCTTCTCTATTTGCTAAAATCCAAGGCGTAAGCAGAAACAAAAAGGAATATTGGGATCGCTTGCAAGCACTTTGCCAATTGGAGAATAGCTTGTTGATCCGTCAATTTCCCTTTACTATGACAACCTCAAATGATTTTCGATTTCATTATCGAAATGCGCATGGGAGTGATGGCTTATTAAGCTATGATAAAATGTTGAAGGCTCATTATTGGACCTACGCTAATCTGCCCAATGGCTTACAACTTGGGATCGCCCATGCAATCAAAAGAATTTGTGAAAAACCTAATTTTAAATTGCTCCCAACTGAAAGTATGGAAGAATTAAGAATTTTTTTGTTTAGTCAGAGTATGCAAATGCCCAAAGATATCATACAGTTATTGGAGAAATTTGATTACTCTCAAGAAATCCCAAAGTTGATTTTATATAACAATGAACTACATGGTATGTTATCAAGATCTGATGCTGCTCTTTTATTGCTTTTAAATCAATTTGGCGTTGATATCATGGTTTATAATCCATCTGGGCATAACGATGTTGAAAATTATCTTGTTGATGGACTTTTTGATACACACTGGCTTGAAGAGGTTATTTTTGAACAGGAATTTAAAGAGTCTTCTAAGTTAAAAAAAGGATTTTTTCAAGGAATATTAAAAAATTTCAAGGGAGATTGA
- a CDS encoding cysteine protease StiP family protein yields the protein MINQPAKIGTYEQEDVLFLVKDLSDIKLEDSTENREKNIQSGHHYSESLPIEYQPPKAYVDLFWRTLDDYKEKVALSIGIVAEQIYLLRGERTVLVSLARAGTPVGILIKRYIERKFHVSIPHYSISIIRDKGIDENALHHILSQHPGHHIQFVDGWTGKGAISLQLTKSCEIFKGKYGIQLDDTIAVIADPGHCTTLFGTREDFLIPSACLNSTVSGLVSRTVLNDKYVGVGEFHGAKFYRELIPMDVSNEYIDRITLEFPKIHKEAAQIAFKKKSVKIEKDFLGMKDVKKIQEEFQIESINMIKPGVGETTRVLLRRMPWKILMRDPSSPYVKHILLLAEEKGVEVVPYHDLNYLCCGLIKSVKGMQ from the coding sequence ATGATCAATCAACCAGCAAAAATCGGCACCTATGAACAAGAGGATGTTCTCTTTCTAGTAAAGGATTTAAGTGATATCAAACTTGAAGATTCAACAGAAAATCGTGAAAAAAATATTCAATCTGGCCATCACTATAGTGAATCCCTACCTATTGAATACCAGCCTCCAAAGGCGTACGTTGATTTATTTTGGCGAACACTTGATGACTATAAAGAAAAAGTAGCCTTAAGTATTGGGATAGTGGCCGAACAAATCTATCTTTTAAGAGGGGAAAGGACTGTGTTAGTTTCCCTTGCCCGCGCGGGAACACCAGTTGGAATTTTAATAAAAAGATATATTGAAAGAAAGTTTCATGTATCAATCCCACATTACAGTATTTCAATCATTCGTGATAAGGGGATTGATGAAAATGCGCTTCACCACATCCTTTCACAGCATCCAGGCCACCATATCCAATTCGTTGATGGTTGGACTGGGAAGGGGGCTATTTCACTTCAGTTAACAAAATCATGTGAAATATTCAAAGGGAAATACGGAATTCAGTTAGATGATACAATTGCTGTTATTGCTGACCCAGGCCATTGCACAACTCTTTTTGGAACGAGAGAGGATTTCTTGATTCCAAGTGCGTGTTTAAATTCAACTGTTTCTGGACTGGTAAGCCGTACCGTCTTGAATGATAAATATGTAGGAGTAGGCGAATTCCATGGGGCAAAATTTTACCGAGAATTAATACCTATGGATGTTTCAAATGAATATATTGATAGGATCACACTTGAATTTCCTAAAATTCATAAGGAAGCTGCGCAAATAGCTTTTAAAAAAAAGAGTGTAAAAATTGAAAAAGACTTCTTAGGTATGAAAGACGTGAAAAAGATTCAGGAAGAATTCCAAATAGAAAGCATAAATATGATAAAGCCAGGAGTAGGTGAAACCACACGAGTTCTACTAAGAAGGATGCCATGGAAAATTCTAATGCGCGATCCTTCAAGTCCTTATGTTAAACATATTCTACTGCTAGCTGAAGAAAAGGGTGTCGAAGTCGTCCCTTATCATGATTTAAACTATTTGTGCTGTGGGCTAATCAAATCGGTGAAGGGGATGCAGTAA
- a CDS encoding HpcH/HpaI aldolase/citrate lyase family protein — translation MQFFSYINNAEMDQLFYQKPQTFDKHTKRELLSHALGATLYMPALRKNIHKDILAHKHEGLTSLVIDLEDAIGDTEVENAESQLVDELLNLFRESNKRNGSTADFPLLFIRIRHLEQLKRIKEQLGEAIHLLSGVVLPKFAPETGIELLSEVSRISTNEHPFYAMPIVESGKVIQKETRIEELTNIKLLLDKYKNNILNIRIGATDFSGLYGIRRSADTTVYDIAVLRDCIADIINFFLRADSPYVISGPVWEYFSSKDRVLKPQLRQTPFRNSSGNEGLKWRGELIEQNMDGLIRETLIDIANGLTGKTIIHPSHIKVVQALNVVSFEEYMDAITIIGAATGEIGVIKSQFSNKMNEIKPHYYWAKKMILKSQLYGVLNEEYTSIDLIKKEVCI, via the coding sequence ATGCAATTTTTTTCCTATATTAATAATGCTGAGATGGATCAATTATTCTATCAAAAACCACAAACTTTTGATAAACATACAAAGCGGGAATTACTATCTCATGCGCTTGGAGCAACACTTTATATGCCTGCGTTGCGAAAAAATATCCATAAAGATATTTTGGCGCATAAGCATGAAGGATTGACTTCCCTAGTCATTGATCTTGAAGATGCTATTGGTGATACCGAAGTGGAAAATGCGGAAAGTCAACTTGTTGATGAACTCTTGAATTTGTTTCGAGAGAGTAACAAGCGAAATGGATCTACTGCTGATTTTCCGTTACTATTTATTCGTATTCGGCACTTAGAACAGCTTAAAAGAATTAAAGAACAGTTAGGGGAAGCCATCCACCTTTTATCGGGTGTTGTTTTACCGAAATTTGCGCCTGAAACTGGGATAGAACTATTATCAGAAGTAAGCCGAATTTCAACAAATGAACATCCTTTTTATGCAATGCCAATAGTAGAATCAGGTAAAGTAATCCAAAAAGAGACAAGAATAGAGGAATTAACAAATATTAAGCTGCTTTTAGACAAATACAAAAATAATATTCTGAATATTCGGATAGGTGCTACTGATTTTAGTGGACTTTATGGAATAAGGAGAAGCGCTGATACCACTGTTTATGATATTGCTGTTTTAAGGGATTGTATTGCGGACATCATCAATTTTTTCCTAAGAGCAGACAGCCCATATGTTATCTCAGGGCCAGTGTGGGAATATTTTTCATCAAAAGATCGGGTTTTAAAGCCACAACTTCGCCAAACACCATTTCGAAATTCCAGTGGTAATGAAGGCTTAAAGTGGAGAGGCGAATTAATTGAACAGAATATGGATGGACTCATTCGGGAAACCCTTATAGATATTGCAAATGGGTTAACAGGGAAAACGATTATTCACCCTTCACATATCAAAGTGGTTCAAGCTCTAAATGTTGTTTCCTTTGAAGAATACATGGATGCCATTACTATTATCGGAGCAGCTACAGGAGAAATCGGGGTAATTAAAAGCCAGTTTTCAAATAAAATGAATGAAATTAAACCGCATTACTATTGGGCAAAAAAAATGATTTTAAAATCTCAACTTTATGGGGTGCTTAATGAAGAGTACACAAGCATTGACCTTATCAAAAAAGAAGTATGTATTTAA
- a CDS encoding TerC family protein: protein MSFLHGILNTYSQFFEWDMWVKVLSDPVSWGLIGTLIILEGLLSADNALVLAVMVKHLPPEKRKKALFFGLFGAYCFRFIAIGLGVFLIKLWWIKVLGAGYLAWLSIKYFIDKSKDSEDEGEAEGINQGGLLIRLFGTLWGTVASVELMDIAFSVDSVLAAFGVSNKVWILFVGGILGVLMMRGVAGVFLTLIDRIPELETTAYILILIISIKMFLGVFHYELEPLYFFIILLFTFGATFIVHFLNKKKETEHGK, encoded by the coding sequence ATGTCATTTTTGCATGGTATATTGAACACCTATTCACAGTTTTTTGAATGGGATATGTGGGTGAAGGTTTTATCGGACCCTGTTAGTTGGGGCCTAATTGGGACGCTGATTATTCTCGAAGGATTACTTTCAGCTGATAATGCACTCGTTTTGGCGGTAATGGTTAAACACTTGCCACCCGAAAAACGAAAAAAAGCACTTTTCTTTGGATTATTTGGGGCATATTGTTTCCGTTTTATAGCTATTGGACTAGGTGTTTTCCTAATAAAGCTGTGGTGGATTAAAGTATTAGGCGCAGGATACCTTGCATGGCTATCCATTAAATATTTTATCGACAAGAGCAAGGATTCAGAAGATGAAGGTGAAGCTGAAGGAATAAACCAAGGTGGATTATTAATCCGTCTGTTTGGAACTTTATGGGGAACTGTTGCATCAGTTGAGTTAATGGATATTGCTTTCTCTGTCGATAGTGTTCTTGCAGCATTCGGTGTTAGCAATAAGGTTTGGATTTTATTTGTAGGTGGTATATTGGGAGTATTAATGATGCGCGGTGTTGCCGGAGTCTTTTTAACGTTAATTGATCGAATTCCCGAGCTTGAAACAACAGCATATATACTTATTTTGATTATTTCAATAAAAATGTTCCTTGGTGTATTCCATTATGAATTGGAGCCCTTATACTTCTTTATCATTTTATTGTTTACATTTGGAGCTACCTTTATTGTTCACTTCTTAAACAAGAAAAAAGAAACCGAACACGGAAAATAA
- a CDS encoding TerD family protein: MAVSLSKGQKVDLTKTNPGLTNVVVGLGWDTNKYDGGNDFDLDSSVFLLGENGKVTTESDFVFYNNPKGGNGAVVHTGDNRTGDGDGDDEQVKINLTTVPANVQRVAFTITIHEAEKRNQNFGQVSNAYARIFNEATGEELIRYDLGEDFSIETALVVGELYRHNNEWKFSAIGSGYQGGLSALATDFGLQIG; encoded by the coding sequence ATGGCAGTAAGTTTATCAAAAGGACAGAAAGTAGATTTAACAAAAACAAATCCTGGTTTAACAAATGTGGTTGTTGGATTAGGTTGGGATACAAACAAGTATGATGGTGGAAACGATTTTGATTTGGATTCATCTGTTTTCCTGTTAGGGGAAAATGGAAAGGTTACAACAGAAAGTGATTTTGTTTTCTATAATAACCCAAAAGGTGGAAATGGAGCCGTTGTACATACAGGGGATAACCGAACAGGTGATGGAGATGGCGATGATGAACAGGTTAAAATTAATCTAACTACTGTTCCAGCTAATGTCCAGCGTGTTGCGTTTACGATTACCATTCATGAAGCAGAAAAGAGAAACCAAAACTTCGGACAAGTTTCTAATGCATATGCCCGTATTTTTAATGAGGCAACAGGCGAAGAGCTTATTCGTTACGATTTAGGTGAAGATTTCTCTATTGAAACGGCGCTGGTCGTGGGTGAGTTATACCGTCATAATAATGAATGGAAATTTAGTGCGATCGGTAGTGGATACCAAGGTGGTTTGTCTGCACTTGCAACAGATTTTGGGTTACAGATTGGTTAA
- a CDS encoding YpjP family protein has product MNNWLRKTFVVLVSILTFGIITPSQLINNVNAEKPSDRDVFETNMLINSIDQSTIFLDDSKFSKDTLIEELTKQAEMQTYQKFGVKIKPAIEDEFREIILPNIEKAIAKTTAQFPNEDLQNLAISEQPGGGYSEKIFHVKNIHTNEDILLFHVRRDNPPQAGYWFNFHYHTIYDGFQSHHDLGSIYWDKNTPPKWMS; this is encoded by the coding sequence ATGAACAACTGGCTACGTAAGACGTTTGTCGTATTAGTATCCATATTAACTTTCGGGATTATAACACCGTCACAGCTTATTAATAATGTGAATGCGGAAAAACCTTCAGATCGAGATGTTTTTGAAACAAATATGCTAATTAATAGCATTGACCAGTCAACTATTTTTTTAGATGATTCGAAATTCTCAAAAGACACTCTAATTGAGGAATTGACCAAACAGGCAGAAATGCAAACCTATCAAAAATTCGGCGTGAAAATAAAGCCGGCAATAGAAGATGAATTTCGAGAAATTATTTTACCAAACATTGAAAAAGCAATTGCAAAAACGACTGCCCAATTTCCAAACGAAGATTTGCAGAATCTAGCTATTTCAGAGCAGCCAGGTGGCGGTTATTCAGAAAAGATTTTTCATGTTAAAAATATTCATACAAATGAAGACATTCTTTTATTTCATGTTCGAAGGGATAATCCACCGCAGGCAGGATATTGGTTTAACTTTCATTATCACACTATATATGATGGTTTCCAAAGCCACCATGACCTCGGTTCGATCTATTGGGATAAAAACACGCCACCTAAATGGATGAGTTGA
- a CDS encoding BrxA/BrxB family bacilliredoxin, whose protein sequence is MSMAYEEYMKQVIKPMRDELTRVGFLEMTEVQDVEKFMENVEGTTLVAVNSVCGCAGGLARPAVTQAILNSEKKPEHLITVFAGQDKEATAMMREYFEGYEPSSPSFALLNGKKVVHFVPRDDIEGATMEVVMKNLMDAFDANC, encoded by the coding sequence ATGTCAATGGCCTATGAGGAATATATGAAACAAGTGATAAAACCAATGCGTGATGAATTAACAAGAGTGGGCTTTTTGGAAATGACTGAAGTCCAAGATGTTGAGAAATTCATGGAAAATGTAGAAGGAACTACACTTGTAGCAGTAAATTCTGTTTGTGGCTGTGCTGGTGGCCTTGCACGCCCAGCCGTCACACAAGCTATTTTAAATAGCGAAAAAAAACCAGAACATCTTATCACTGTTTTTGCTGGTCAAGATAAGGAAGCAACTGCTATGATGCGTGAGTATTTCGAAGGTTATGAACCATCTTCACCATCCTTCGCGTTATTAAACGGGAAGAAGGTAGTACATTTCGTTCCTCGCGATGACATAGAAGGAGCAACTATGGAAGTGGTTATGAAAAATTTAATGGACGCATTTGATGCAAATTGTTGA